The Polyodon spathula isolate WHYD16114869_AA unplaced genomic scaffold, ASM1765450v1 scaffolds_1409, whole genome shotgun sequence genome includes a region encoding these proteins:
- the LOC121309593 gene encoding P2Y purinoceptor 4: MNNSSLLHVNGTSPCPAEPQSIIIPVFLVLVFLGGFILNSASLWIFWFRIPHWNSGMILQFHLVLSDAMVIPAAPFMAIYYSLGSHWPFGQFLCQLKAFFLSTHLYSSIYFLMLISVHRYVAVVHYTRVSRMKSKDFVHKLCLGVWFFLSIKGMALFFILETSEVGNRIKCLSIHQDQLTGVYFVMNFVLLVPGFLLPFAISVTCYSLLVSSVSKMKTNTLKGKVIKSKSLKMIAVCMSIFVACFTPLHVARTLGVVVKKFFPSACALLTQVESAYYISWTLAGANCCLDPMIYCFGSEKFNKTFRGSLNRIGFRFHRPAAARGMDSTSQSMTSRAGTVAL, translated from the coding sequence ATGAACAACAGCAGCCTCCTCCATGTCAACGGCACCTCTCCGTGCCCTGCCGAGCCTCAGTCCATTATTATCCCGGTCTTCCTGGTCCTGGTCTTCCTGGGCGGCTTCATCCTCAACAGCGCCAGCCTGTGGATCTTCTGGTTCCGTATCCCGCACTGGAACTCAGGAATGATCCTCCAGTTCCACCTGGTCCTCAGCGACGCCATGGTCATCCCAGCTGCCCCGTTCATGGCAATCTACTACTCCCTGGGCAGCCACTGGCCCTTCGGACAGTTTCTGTGTCAACTCAAAGCGTTCTTCCTCAGTACCCACCTGTACAGCAGCATCTACTTCCTCATGCTGATCAGTGTGCACCGGTACGTGGCCGTGGTGCACTACACCAGGGTGTCCCGGATGAAGAGCAAAGACTTCGTTCACAAGCTCTGCCTGGGCGTGTGGTTCTTCCTCTCCATCAAAGGCATGGCCTTGTTCTTCATCCTGGAGACCAGCGAGGTGGGCAACCGCATCAAGTGCCTGAGCATCCACCAGGACCAGCTGACCGGCGTCTATTTCGTCATGAACTTTGTTCTTCTGGTCCCTGGGTTCCTGCTCCCCTTCGCGATCTCCGTCACCTGCTACAGCCTCCTGGTTTCCTCCGTCTCCAAGATGAAAACCAACACCCTCAAGGGGAAGGTCATCAAGAGCAAGTCCCTGAAGATGATCGCTGTCTGCATGAGCATCTTCGTAGCCTGTTTCACGCCCCTGCACGTGGCACGCACCCTCGGGGTTGTGGTGAAGAAGTTCTTCCCCAGCGCCTGTGCACTGCTCACCCAGGTGGAGAGCGCTTACTACATATCCTGGACTCTAGCTGGAGCCAACTGCTGCCTGGATCCCATGATATACTGCTTCGGGTCAGAGAAATTCAACAAGACCTTCAGGGGCTCTCTGAACAGGATCGGGTTCCGCTTTCACAGGCCCGCGGCTGCAAGGGGGATGGACAGCACGAGCCAGAGCATGACTTCCAGGGCCGGCACTGTAGCGCTCTAG
- the LOC121309596 gene encoding glutamine synthetase-like — protein MSLSVSESSLLNKGVRDQYMKLPQGDRVQVTYVWIDGTGEGLRCKTRTLDSEPKVLEDIPEWNFDGSSTYQAEGSNSDMYLVPVCMFRDPFVLDPNKLVLCEVLKYNRKPAETNLRMKCKQAMDQATDTHPWFGMEQEYTLLGINKHPYGWPQNGFPGPQGPYYCGVGADKVYGRDVVESHYKACMYAGVKIAGTNAEVMPSQWEFQVGPCEGIDVGDHLWMARFLLHRVCEDFGVVATLDPKPITGNWNGAGCHTNFSTEAMRNKGGLQHIEEAIERLGKRHTFHIKAYDPKGGADNSRRLTGFHETSSIHDFSAGVANRGASIRIPRQVGQDGCGYFEDRRPSANCDPYAVTDAIIRTCVLNESGEQDAA, from the exons ATGTCTCTGTCCGTGTCTGAGAGCTCCCTGCTGAACAAGGGCGTGCGGGATCAGTACATGAAGCTGCCGCAGGGGGACCGGGTGCAGGTCACGTACGTGTGGATCGACGGCACCGGGGAGGGTCTCCGCTGCAAAACCAGAACGCTGGACAGTGAGCCCAAGGTCCTTGAAG ATATTCCCGAGTGGAATTTCGATGGCTCCAGCACCTACCAGGCTGAGGGTTCGAACAGCGACATGTACCTGGTCCCTGTGTGCATGTTCAGAGACCCCTTCGTCCTGGATCCCAACAAGctggtgctgtgtgaggtgctcAAGTACAACAGGAAGCCCGCAG AGACTAACCTGCGGATGAAGTGTAAGCAGGCGATGGATCAGGCTACAGACACACACCCCTGGTTCGGGATGGAACAGGAGTACACCCTGCTGGGCATTAACAAGCACCCCTACGGCTGGCCCCAGAATGGCTTCCCTGGGCCCCAGG GTCCTTATTACTGTGGAGTGGGAGCTGACAAAGTGTATGGGAGAGACGTCGTGGAGTCGCACTACAAGGCCTGTATGTACGCCGGGGTCAAGATAGCTGGCACCAATGCAGAGGTCATGCCGTCCCAG TGGGAGTTCCAGGTGGGCCCCTGTGAAGGTATAGATGTGGGGGATCACCTCTGGATGGCGCGGTTCCTGCTGCACCGGGTGTGCGAGGATTTCGGGGTGGTCGCCACGCTGGATCCCAAACCCATCACCGGCAACTGGAATGGAGCGGGCTGCCACACCAACTTCAGCACAGAGGCCATGAGGAACAAGGGCGGACTCCA GCACATTGAAGAAGCCATTGAGCGGCTCGGCAAGAGGCACACCTTCCACATCAAGGCTTACGACCCCAAGGGAGGGGCTGACAACTCCCGCAGACTGACAGGCTTCCACGAGACCTCCAGCATCCATGACTTCTCCGCAGGCGTGGCCAACCGAGGGGCCAGCATCCGGATCCCGCGGCAGGTTGGGCAGGACGGCTGCGGCTACTTCGAGGATCGCCGCCCCTCCGCCAACTGCGACCCGTACGCAGTGACTGATGCCATTATCCGCACCTGCGTCCTGAACGAGAGCGGGGAGCAGGATGCAGCCTGA